The Streptomyces sp. NBC_00775 genome includes the window ACGGTCCATGGTGATGCCGGTCCGCTGTTCGACCGCGAGGGGGTGGTCAGTGGGCTCCAGCTCGATGAACGGACGCCGGCCGACAGGACGCGTGTGAGCGTGCGTCTTCAGGTTGGTGGTGCTGGGGGAGTAGAGCCCCAACTCGGTGGTCAGCCAGCCGAAATAGGGGGGTTCGGCTTCTCGGCCGGGTGCCTCCCAGAGGTCGAGGGCACGGGCGAAGTTGTCCCTGCTGAGGGAGACCCAGACACCCCAGGAGAAGGCGTCATCGCTGTCGATCACGGGTATCTCGATCAGGCCTCTGATGAAGAAGTGCTCGTTCTTGATGATGCACTGGTCGGAGGAGAGCATGCTGGCGGAATCGTCTGCAAAGTTCTCGGACCAGACGTCGGGCGCCATGGTGGAGAACCCCATCGGGAGTTCTGCGTGGTGTTCGCCGCAGCAGGAGCAGGTGAAGCCGAGATCGTTAGCCATGGCCGGGACCCTAGCGACGTGCTGCACCACCGATCCGAACGGGTGACGGCAGGCTGGGCCGGACGGTTGCCGGGCGGTGGCCCGCAGGGCTCCTGCCGAGATGAGCCTTGCTGACTCCTGTGACCGGCGACCTCTGTGGTGACAGTCAGATCCGGTTGGCGGCACTCGCATGGGGACGGCCGACGGGAGTGGATACTGGCCCCGAATGCAGGCACGGATGAGGAGCACGGTCAGTGACCAGCGACAACCGCATAGGACCGCCCAATTTTGGCAGCGAACGCGACATGCTGCGGGCTTTTCTCGACTACCACCGCGCGACCCTCGCCATGAAGTGCGAAGGGCTTACCGACGAGGAGTTGCGACAGCAGTCGATGCCGCCGTCGACGCTCTCGCTGCTGGGCCTGGTGCGGCACATGGCGGAGGTCGAGCGTGCTTGGTTCCGTCGGGTGTTCGAGGACAACGACGCGCCCATGGTCTGGTCCGACAAGATCGATTTCCAGGCGGCGTACGACGCGAGCGCGTCGACCAGGGGCGAGGCGTTCGCAGCCTGGGAGGCCGAGGTGGAGAACTCGCGCCGTATCGAGCGGGAGGCTGAGTCCATGGACTTGGCCGGGTATCAGCCAAGATGGGAGGAGGAGGTGTCGCTGCGGATGGTGATGGTGCACGTGCTCCTGGAGTACGGCCGCCACAACGGACACGCGGACTTCCTGCGTGAGGGTGTCGACGGGACCGTGGGGGCCTGAGTCCGCAGGAGCCACCGATCGCCGGTGCAGTCCGAGTTGTCGCTGTGGACGCGTGCGGCCGACCACGTACGCGGGGTTGGGACGCAGTCTCTCCAGGAGCAGCTCGGTGCCGGCGGGCACGGACGGGATGGGCACGGCCGCCGGTGCGGCCGGCTGCCCGTCGGCACGGGCGGCGAGGTCCCGCAGGTGCTTGTGTTCGGCGTCGCCCAGGCGAAGAGCGCGAGCGAGGGCGTCGATGGCGGAGGGGCTGGGGCGGGTCTCCGTGCCGTGCTCGCGATGTGCGTAGTAGTCGTTGCTGATCCCGGCGAGGGTGGCCACTTCCTCGCGGCGCAGGCCGGGCGTGCGGCGCAGCCTTCCGCTGACCGGCAGACCGACGTCGTCGGGTGTCACCGGGAGCGGCGGGCGCGCGGGAAACGCCCCAGCTCGGTACCGCCGCTGCCACCGCTGTGCTGCTCACGTGCCATGTTCTTCACTGCGGCAGCCCCGTGACCCCTCCGGGTGTGCGTGCTGAGTGTCCGTCGCCACTCCCGCCGGCCACATCGGCAGCCGGCCGCGCCTCCGGTCGAGGCAGGGCGATGGTGTCGCAGGTCCACACGCTGGAACCCACGCGGACCGACCTCCGTACTCAGTTCTCCAGTCGCGCCCGGTCCTTCTCCGTCACCGCGTAGCCGGGCACGGACGGCCACCGGACGGTCAGCACCACCGACTCCTCCTCCGCGAACCACGAG containing:
- a CDS encoding DUF2199 domain-containing protein, whose amino-acid sequence is MANDLGFTCSCCGEHHAELPMGFSTMAPDVWSENFADDSASMLSSDQCIIKNEHFFIRGLIEIPVIDSDDAFSWGVWVSLSRDNFARALDLWEAPGREAEPPYFGWLTTELGLYSPSTTNLKTHAHTRPVGRRPFIELEPTDHPLAVEQRTGITMDRVREIAEAVLHPKSSNA
- a CDS encoding DinB family protein: MTSDNRIGPPNFGSERDMLRAFLDYHRATLAMKCEGLTDEELRQQSMPPSTLSLLGLVRHMAEVERAWFRRVFEDNDAPMVWSDKIDFQAAYDASASTRGEAFAAWEAEVENSRRIEREAESMDLAGYQPRWEEEVSLRMVMVHVLLEYGRHNGHADFLREGVDGTVGA